One stretch of Pararhodobacter zhoushanensis DNA includes these proteins:
- a CDS encoding ABC transporter substrate-binding protein: MSKPTHSTALTRRSFNRLLGAGTAALMVPATARRVSAQDADTLRIGFVGPRSGPLGIFGDGDAFLVEHFNRTHVDGIEIGGRRYGVQILLADTQSDPVRGSLVTRDLITGEAPDLIITASTPETVNPVADACEAAGVPCLSTTAPWESFYFGRGARPGAPSPFRWTYHFCFGTGNFVTLYDDQWQQVQTNRKVGILAPNDADGNAIRMGLLPALAEKGWDILDPGPYENGAGDFTRHIAAFRDAGVEIVNAFPFPPDFPVFWRQAAQQGLAQRVKVMQMAKAGLFAAELESMGALGYGLHAGAYWHPEFPFASAATGLNNTEIAQGFEAATGKQWNQQVGATASLLDAAVAALRASGAPRDKAAVAGALATLRCDTAVGPIDFTAGPVPNCAQTHLVGVQWNRAAQGPWQYQLDVVSNADHPAVPLTAPMTAYQLGG, translated from the coding sequence ATGTCCAAACCAACCCACTCTACCGCGCTGACGCGCCGGTCGTTCAATCGTTTGCTGGGGGCTGGCACCGCCGCGCTGATGGTGCCCGCCACTGCCCGCCGGGTGTCGGCGCAGGACGCGGACACACTCCGCATCGGCTTTGTCGGGCCAAGGTCCGGTCCACTGGGCATCTTCGGCGACGGCGATGCGTTTCTGGTCGAGCACTTCAACCGCACCCATGTCGACGGGATCGAGATCGGCGGGCGGCGCTACGGCGTGCAGATCCTGCTCGCCGATACGCAGTCTGACCCGGTGCGCGGCAGTCTGGTGACGCGCGATCTGATCACGGGCGAGGCCCCCGATCTGATCATCACGGCCTCGACGCCCGAAACGGTGAACCCCGTGGCGGATGCCTGTGAGGCGGCGGGCGTGCCCTGCCTCTCGACCACCGCGCCGTGGGAGAGCTTTTACTTCGGACGTGGCGCGCGTCCCGGTGCCCCCTCGCCCTTCCGCTGGACCTATCATTTCTGCTTTGGCACCGGGAATTTCGTCACCCTCTATGACGATCAGTGGCAACAGGTGCAGACCAACCGCAAGGTCGGCATCCTCGCCCCCAACGATGCTGACGGCAACGCGATCCGCATGGGTCTGCTGCCCGCCCTGGCGGAAAAAGGCTGGGATATTCTGGATCCCGGCCCCTATGAGAACGGCGCGGGCGACTTCACCCGCCACATCGCCGCCTTCCGCGATGCGGGTGTCGAGATCGTCAACGCCTTCCCCTTCCCGCCCGACTTCCCGGTCTTCTGGCGACAGGCAGCACAGCAAGGATTGGCGCAGCGGGTCAAGGTGATGCAAATGGCCAAGGCGGGGCTGTTCGCGGCCGAGCTGGAATCGATGGGGGCGCTTGGCTACGGTCTGCACGCCGGTGCCTATTGGCACCCGGAGTTCCCCTTCGCCTCGGCCGCAACCGGGCTGAACAACACCGAGATCGCGCAGGGGTTTGAGGCCGCGACGGGCAAGCAGTGGAACCAGCAGGTCGGAGCAACGGCCAGCCTGCTTGACGCGGCGGTGGCCGCGCTGCGCGCCTCGGGTGCACCCAGGGACAAGGCGGCGGTGGCGGGTGCGCTGGCGACCTTGCGCTGTGACACGGCGGTTGGGCCGATCGACTTCACTGCCGGACCGGTGCCCAACTGTGCTCAGACGCATCTGGTCGGCGTGCAGTGGAACCGCGCGGCGCAGGGTCCGTGGCAATACCAGCTCGACGTGGTGTCGAACGCCGATCATCCGGCTGTGCCGTTAACGGCGCCGATGACCGCCTACCAGTTGGGGGGCTGA
- a CDS encoding ABC transporter ATP-binding protein, producing the protein MQAILSGTGLVKSYGRLRAVDGVDIAVQPGEALGIVGPNGAGKTTLFGALAGAFPLSAGEIRLDGAVITPLPAPRRCALGIARTYQVPRPFLGMTVFENVQVAARAGGDLKTEASIDHAAQILGATGLRAMANRPAGALGLLDRKRLELARALATRPRVILLDEIGGGLTEGELDVLVALILTLKAQGLTIVWIEHILHALLRVIDRLVCMAEGRILAQGSPRAVMDDAQVRAAYLGSDPE; encoded by the coding sequence ATGCAGGCGATCCTGTCGGGGACCGGGTTGGTCAAAAGCTATGGCCGTCTGCGCGCGGTGGACGGTGTCGATATCGCCGTCCAGCCGGGCGAGGCGCTGGGGATCGTCGGTCCCAATGGCGCGGGCAAAACCACGCTGTTTGGCGCCTTGGCCGGGGCGTTTCCGCTCAGCGCGGGCGAGATCCGGCTGGACGGCGCGGTGATCACGCCGCTGCCCGCGCCCCGACGCTGCGCGCTGGGGATCGCCCGCACCTATCAGGTGCCGCGCCCGTTTCTGGGGATGACGGTGTTCGAGAATGTTCAGGTCGCTGCCCGTGCCGGTGGCGATCTGAAAACCGAGGCGTCGATTGACCACGCCGCGCAGATCCTGGGCGCAACCGGACTGCGCGCGATGGCCAACCGACCTGCCGGGGCGCTGGGACTGCTCGACCGCAAGCGGCTGGAACTGGCCCGCGCCCTGGCGACCAGACCCCGCGTTATCCTGCTGGACGAGATCGGCGGCGGGCTGACCGAGGGCGAGCTGGACGTGCTGGTCGCCCTGATCCTGACCCTGAAAGCGCAGGGTCTGACCATCGTGTGGATCGAGCATATCCTGCATGCGCTGTTGCGCGTCATCGACCGGCTGGTCTGCATGGCCGAGGGGCGCATTCTGGCCCAAGGCTCTCCGCGCGCGGTGATGGACGACGCGCAGGTCCGGGCCGCCTATCTGGGGAGTGACCCCGAATGA
- a CDS encoding ABC transporter ATP-binding protein, whose product MTLLSVETATARHGLLTAVNGVSLTLDPGEVVCLIGANGAGKTTLMRAIAGAHVLAHGQILLNGQDMTALPTHRRVRAGIALSPEGRRLFPEMTLRENLRIAAENGRRGDWTLERVLAAFPQLAPLIDLPTGGFSGGQRQAAAIGRALMANPDVLLLDEVSLGLSPAAVEGVYASLTQVRAAGRMAMLVVEQDLTRALAFADRVICMAEGRAVLAGRPSDLTRAAITRAYFGLTEDEVQHV is encoded by the coding sequence ATGACCCTGCTGTCTGTCGAGACTGCCACGGCCCGTCACGGGTTGCTGACCGCCGTCAACGGCGTGTCGCTGACGCTGGACCCCGGCGAGGTCGTGTGCCTGATCGGGGCAAATGGAGCGGGCAAGACGACCCTGATGCGCGCCATTGCCGGGGCGCATGTGCTGGCCCACGGGCAGATCCTGCTGAACGGGCAGGACATGACCGCGCTGCCGACCCATCGCCGGGTCCGCGCCGGCATTGCGCTGTCGCCGGAAGGGCGGCGGTTGTTTCCCGAGATGACCCTGCGCGAGAACCTGAGGATCGCCGCCGAGAATGGCCGTCGCGGTGACTGGACGCTTGAGCGTGTTCTCGCGGCTTTCCCCCAGCTCGCCCCGCTGATCGACCTGCCGACCGGCGGATTCTCTGGCGGACAGCGGCAGGCCGCTGCGATTGGCCGGGCGTTGATGGCAAATCCGGACGTGCTGCTGCTGGACGAAGTTTCGCTGGGCTTGTCTCCTGCGGCGGTAGAGGGCGTCTATGCCTCTTTGACGCAGGTGCGCGCCGCTGGCCGCATGGCGATGCTGGTCGTCGAGCAAGACCTGACCCGCGCCTTGGCTTTTGCCGACCGGGTGATCTGCATGGCCGAAGGGCGGGCGGTGCTCGCGGGCCGCCCCTCTGACCTGACCCGCGCGGCGATTACCCGCGCCTATTTCGGACTGACCGAGGACGAGGTGCAGCATGTTTGA
- a CDS encoding branched-chain amino acid ABC transporter permease translates to MFETYLNAVVQGVLLGGYYAIIAAGLSLMFGVVRFINLAHGDFLVLGAMLALFAVEQIGWPLWLALVTVLPVMAALGWLMQGLMFERALKGGALVPILVTVGLGAALQNAMFGLFGSNTRSLGAHIGTLSWSGWLLPGGINVGALPALTFVLAVVVLGLLHLVLTHTPLGRAIRATASDPEAAEFSGVDARQVHRAAAATAMALAALGGVLLAMRAQVTPYSGPAQLIFAFEAVVIGGIGSLWGTLVGGIILGVAQTLGGTISAQAPLLAGHLVLLAVLAFRVLRDEALSRGGWSALLRRTEGKSNV, encoded by the coding sequence ATGTTTGAGACCTATCTCAATGCCGTGGTGCAGGGCGTCCTGCTGGGTGGCTATTACGCGATCATCGCCGCCGGGCTGTCGCTGATGTTTGGCGTCGTGCGATTCATCAATCTGGCGCATGGCGACTTTCTGGTGCTGGGCGCGATGCTGGCGCTGTTCGCTGTCGAGCAGATAGGCTGGCCGCTCTGGCTGGCGCTGGTGACGGTGCTGCCGGTGATGGCGGCACTGGGCTGGCTGATGCAGGGTCTGATGTTCGAGCGTGCGCTCAAGGGGGGCGCGCTGGTGCCGATCCTTGTGACCGTCGGTCTGGGCGCGGCATTGCAAAACGCGATGTTCGGCCTGTTTGGGTCCAACACCCGGTCGCTGGGAGCCCATATCGGTACGCTGTCGTGGTCGGGCTGGCTGTTGCCCGGCGGGATCAACGTCGGCGCGCTTCCGGCGCTGACCTTCGTGCTGGCAGTCGTTGTGCTGGGCCTGCTGCATCTGGTGCTGACCCATACGCCGCTGGGCCGCGCGATCCGTGCCACCGCCTCTGACCCCGAAGCCGCAGAGTTTTCCGGCGTCGATGCCCGTCAGGTTCACCGCGCCGCCGCTGCAACCGCCATGGCCTTGGCAGCGTTGGGCGGCGTTCTGCTGGCGATGCGGGCGCAGGTGACGCCCTATTCCGGTCCCGCGCAGCTGATTTTCGCGTTCGAGGCCGTGGTGATTGGCGGCATTGGCAGCCTGTGGGGCACGCTGGTGGGCGGGATCATTCTGGGCGTCGCGCAGACGCTGGGTGGCACGATCTCGGCACAGGCGCCGCTGTTGGCCGGTCATCTGGTGTTGCTGGCGGTACTGGCATTCCGGGTGCTGCGTGATGAGGCCCTGTCGCGGGGTGGCTGGTCCGCCTTGCTGCGCCGCACGGAAGGAAAATCCAATGTCTGA
- a CDS encoding branched-chain amino acid ABC transporter permease, translating into MSERLLPMPGADRHLIGGACALLVLLVLAPVVAPALVVDKLTQLGIYVLLAFMWNLLAGYAGLVSVGQQAFVGLGGYAMVRLVEAGVGPFPALVLAPVLVAGVAWLLAWFVLRLKIGEFAIAMWVIAEVFRQVVMFDPLVQGETGTSLIALNAFDPEVRRTVIYLLTLAAATGALVGSYLLLRGRLGAEAQAIRDDEEAAAAVGVSTFRVKRLIFVVAAAGCALAGTLWLASAITFQPRTGFGIQWTVFMLFMVLTGGLGTFAGPLVGAVLLMALQELFGDIGAWYLFGVGALAIGFALFLPGGLVGALSRRQGREPLTMRRLLADTRR; encoded by the coding sequence ATGTCTGAGCGTCTCTTGCCCATGCCCGGCGCGGACCGCCACCTGATCGGCGGGGCCTGCGCGCTGCTGGTTCTGCTGGTGCTCGCCCCGGTGGTCGCGCCCGCGCTGGTGGTCGACAAGCTCACGCAGTTGGGCATCTACGTCCTGCTCGCTTTCATGTGGAACCTGCTTGCCGGGTATGCGGGTCTTGTCTCGGTGGGGCAGCAAGCCTTCGTCGGTTTGGGCGGCTACGCGATGGTGCGGCTGGTCGAGGCGGGCGTCGGCCCCTTCCCCGCGTTGGTGCTTGCACCCGTGCTGGTGGCCGGGGTGGCGTGGTTGCTTGCGTGGTTCGTGCTGCGCCTCAAGATTGGTGAATTCGCCATTGCCATGTGGGTGATCGCCGAGGTCTTCCGCCAGGTCGTCATGTTCGATCCGCTGGTGCAGGGCGAAACCGGCACCTCGCTGATCGCGCTCAACGCCTTTGACCCCGAGGTGCGGCGCACCGTGATCTATCTGCTCACCCTTGCGGCGGCGACCGGGGCGCTGGTCGGCAGCTACCTTTTGCTGCGCGGACGGTTGGGGGCCGAGGCACAGGCGATCCGCGATGACGAGGAAGCCGCTGCGGCGGTCGGCGTCAGCACCTTCCGCGTCAAACGTCTGATCTTCGTGGTCGCTGCCGCGGGCTGCGCACTGGCGGGGACGCTTTGGCTCGCCTCGGCCATCACGTTTCAGCCCCGGACGGGGTTTGGGATACAATGGACCGTGTTCATGCTGTTCATGGTGCTGACCGGAGGCCTCGGCACCTTCGCCGGGCCACTGGTCGGCGCTGTGCTGCTCATGGCGTTGCAAGAGCTCTTCGGCGATATCGGTGCATGGTATCTGTTTGGCGTCGGCGCGCTGGCGATCGGTTTCGCGCTGTTCCTGCCCGGCGGGCTGGTCGGTGCCTTGTCCAGACGACAGGGCAGAGAGCCGCTGACGATGCGCAGGCTTCTGGCCGACACGCGACGGTAG